The Zalophus californianus isolate mZalCal1 chromosome 8, mZalCal1.pri.v2, whole genome shotgun sequence genome has a segment encoding these proteins:
- the DEFB127 gene encoding beta-defensin 127, whose translation MKLLLITAILLLQKSKVTEQLKRCWGEYIHGYCRKICRISEIRQVLCENGRYCCLSIVELEARRKITKPPPPKPRTYAMTFPQDEDIPIENYSRPKANST comes from the exons ATGAAGCTCCTCCTGATCACTGCAATTCTGCTGTTACAGAAGTCCAAAG TAACTGAACAACTTAAGAGATGCTGGGGTGAATATATACATGGATATTGCAGGAAAATATGCAGaataagtgaaatacgtcaagtACTATGTGAAAATGGGAGATATTGTTGCCTCAGTATCGTGGAATTGGAAGCACGTAGAAAAATTACAAAGCCACCTCCTCCAAAGCCAAGGACATATGCAATGACTTTCCCTCAAGATGAGGATATACCTATAGAAAATTATTCAAGACCCAAGGCAAATTCTACATAA
- the DEFB128 gene encoding beta-defensin 128 yields MKLFLVLIILQFEVPTDTARPRKCFSTITGYCRKKCGIGEIYEMACLNGKLCCVNEDKNKKHKKAPESPHSLPQPDGKIDYVILPTTTLITVQL; encoded by the exons ATGAAGCTCTTTCTGGTTCTCATTATTCTGCAGTTTGAGGTACCAACAG ATACAGCACGACCCAGAAAATGCTTTAGTACTATAACAGGCTACTGCCGGAAGAAATGTGGAATAGGGGAAATATATGAAATGGCATGTCTAAATGGGAAATTATGTTGTGTtaatgaagacaaaaacaaaaaacacaagaaagctCCGGAGTCACCTCACTCTTTGCCACAGCCTGATGGGAAGATAGACTATGTCATCTTACCCACCACCACACTTATCACAGTGCAACTGTAA